One genomic window of Candidatus Pseudobacter hemicellulosilyticus includes the following:
- a CDS encoding DUF5000 domain-containing lipoprotein: protein MKKVQPSIKTVWLLLAATLVLASCKKMDGYNEPVSADKSVPGQVTDIKVTNFNGGAYITYTLPKSDNLLYVQARYRINDQQYRESKSSYYSDTITVEGFEKAAEYDVVLYSVSRANVKSDSIIVKVQPETPHYQLIRPTVQYDADFGGLNIRAENPSKQPIGLILLKLDSNTNVMEIEDQYYTDADSINFSVRGYDTMPRRFGVYVTDRWGNISDTLIQTIKPLFETLADKSKFFEYRLSSDTEIGYGWSLSNLWNGNNDGTGWHTNPGGSFPILCTFGMGQLFKISRFMVWERAGEFTYGHGNPSEFTLWGSTASSPQNAAMPLVSDVGTVVGDWVNLGNYKFPDAPSGLPPGVYDSKDEAFVRAGVNFNVPFTSPAVRFLRIGVAKTWSNADFAHLMEVSVYGKPE, encoded by the coding sequence ATGAAAAAGGTACAACCCTCAATAAAAACTGTTTGGCTGCTGCTGGCAGCTACCCTGGTGCTGGCCTCCTGCAAAAAGATGGACGGGTATAATGAACCGGTATCGGCCGATAAAAGCGTACCGGGCCAGGTGACGGACATCAAGGTCACTAACTTCAATGGCGGCGCTTATATCACCTATACTTTGCCCAAATCGGATAACCTGCTTTATGTGCAGGCCCGTTACAGGATCAACGACCAGCAGTACCGCGAATCAAAATCCAGCTACTATTCCGATACCATTACCGTAGAAGGTTTTGAAAAAGCGGCTGAGTATGATGTAGTGCTGTATTCCGTGAGCCGCGCCAATGTGAAATCAGATTCCATCATTGTAAAAGTGCAGCCGGAAACGCCGCATTACCAGCTGATCCGCCCCACCGTACAATACGATGCGGATTTCGGCGGGCTGAATATCCGTGCAGAGAATCCTTCCAAACAACCCATTGGTCTGATCCTGCTGAAGCTGGATTCCAATACCAATGTGATGGAGATAGAAGACCAGTATTACACCGATGCAGATTCCATCAATTTCTCCGTGCGTGGCTATGATACCATGCCGCGCCGCTTCGGGGTATATGTAACGGACCGCTGGGGTAATATCTCTGATACCCTGATACAGACTATCAAGCCCCTGTTTGAGACCCTGGCCGATAAGAGCAAATTCTTTGAATACAGGCTGTCTTCCGATACCGAGATCGGTTATGGCTGGAGCCTGTCCAACCTCTGGAACGGCAACAATGACGGTACGGGCTGGCATACCAATCCCGGTGGCAGCTTCCCCATCCTCTGCACCTTTGGTATGGGCCAGCTGTTCAAGATCAGCCGCTTCATGGTATGGGAGCGTGCCGGTGAATTTACTTACGGGCATGGTAACCCGAGCGAATTCACGCTCTGGGGATCAACTGCCAGCTCGCCGCAGAATGCCGCTATGCCGCTGGTGTCTGATGTGGGCACGGTAGTGGGCGATTGGGTGAACCTGGGTAATTACAAATTCCCTGATGCGCCTTCCGGTCTGCCCCCGGGTGTATATGATTCCAAGGATGAAGCCTTTGTCCGTGCGGGTGTCAACTTTAATGTACCCTTCACCAGCCCGGCCGTGAGGTTCCTGCGTATTGGTGTGGCCAAGACCTGGTCCAATGCTGATTTTGCACACCTCATGGAAGTATCCGTTTATGGAAAGCCGGAATAA
- a CDS encoding sodium:solute symporter: MIQLPDLFISLLYILAILFIGVWVGRQHRKKSGSQSAGAYFLAGRTLRWPAIGLALFATNISTVHLVSLAQSGFDSGLLNGNFEWMAAFTLILLALFFAPFYIRSGVATLPDFLEKRYDRSCRDWLVLVSIVSAVVIHIAFSMLAGGIVLETLFGVNFYASVIVISLITAIYTIVGGLKAVVVTESIQTVVLIIGAVIITVAAWNRMGGWEPMKEVLSQTKQLNRLSMLRPHGDESGMPWYSVLLGYPVLGIWYWCADQTIVQRVLGAKDENHARIGPLFCGFIKILPVFLFVMPGLFAYTLAYADQLDLSALTFTDASGQQQIRSKGIYTLMIVQLLPTGLVGILVAALLSGLMSQISGALNSISTMVSYDIYKRYRPEASEAAMVRTGKIVAGIALVISLLLLPLLNRYESIFNGLNDIIAHIAPPITAVFLLGVCWKKASATAARLTLWIGSGLGVLVYAANKVLPETLLAEIPFMMMAFYLFVACVLLQVVLSLLYPAPVVQGEGRLYWNSLAEPLRGKGWKGLGNYKVLSFLLLLIMGLLFWIFR, encoded by the coding sequence ATGATCCAATTACCAGACCTGTTTATAAGCCTCCTGTATATCCTGGCCATCCTCTTCATAGGGGTCTGGGTAGGCAGGCAGCACCGGAAAAAAAGCGGCAGCCAGTCGGCCGGCGCTTATTTCCTGGCGGGCCGCACCCTGCGCTGGCCTGCCATCGGCCTGGCGTTGTTTGCCACCAACATCTCTACGGTACACCTGGTAAGCCTTGCCCAGAGCGGCTTTGATTCCGGTCTGCTCAACGGCAACTTTGAATGGATGGCCGCCTTTACGCTCATTCTGCTGGCGCTGTTCTTTGCGCCTTTTTATATCCGCTCCGGCGTAGCCACCCTGCCGGATTTCCTGGAAAAAAGATACGACCGCTCCTGCCGCGACTGGCTGGTGCTGGTATCCATTGTATCTGCGGTAGTGATCCATATCGCTTTTTCCATGCTGGCCGGCGGCATTGTGCTGGAGACATTATTCGGTGTTAATTTCTACGCCAGCGTGATCGTGATCTCCCTGATAACGGCCATCTATACAATAGTAGGTGGTCTCAAAGCTGTGGTGGTCACCGAGTCCATCCAGACCGTTGTCCTGATCATCGGCGCTGTGATCATCACGGTGGCCGCCTGGAACAGGATGGGTGGTTGGGAACCCATGAAGGAGGTACTGAGCCAGACCAAACAGCTGAACAGGCTGTCCATGCTGCGTCCGCATGGTGATGAAAGCGGCATGCCCTGGTATTCCGTCCTGCTGGGTTATCCCGTGCTGGGTATCTGGTACTGGTGCGCTGACCAGACCATTGTGCAGCGGGTGCTGGGGGCGAAGGATGAGAACCATGCCCGCATAGGACCCTTGTTCTGCGGGTTCATAAAAATATTGCCGGTCTTCCTGTTTGTGATGCCCGGCCTGTTTGCCTATACGCTGGCCTATGCGGACCAGCTGGACCTGAGTGCGCTGACCTTTACAGATGCCAGCGGTCAGCAGCAGATTCGCAGCAAAGGCATTTATACCCTCATGATCGTGCAGCTGCTGCCTACCGGCCTGGTAGGTATCCTGGTGGCGGCGCTGCTGTCCGGCCTGATGAGCCAGATATCAGGTGCGCTCAACTCCATCTCCACCATGGTGAGCTATGATATTTACAAGCGTTACCGGCCGGAAGCCAGTGAAGCCGCCATGGTGCGCACCGGTAAGATAGTTGCAGGCATCGCCCTGGTGATCTCTTTGCTCTTACTGCCATTGCTGAACCGCTATGAAAGTATTTTTAATGGCCTCAATGATATTATAGCCCATATAGCGCCGCCCATTACGGCGGTGTTCCTGCTGGGCGTTTGCTGGAAAAAAGCGTCGGCCACAGCGGCCAGGCTGACGCTCTGGATAGGGTCAGGACTGGGTGTGCTGGTGTATGCAGCTAATAAGGTCCTGCCGGAAACGCTCCTGGCGGAGATCCCATTTATGATGATGGCTTTTTACCTGTTTGTAGCCTGTGTGCTGCTGCAGGTGGTATTGTCCCTGCTATATCCTGCGCCTGTGGTGCAGGGGGAGGGGAGGTTATACTGGAATTCCCTGGCGGAGCCGCTGCGGGGTAAGGGATGGAAGGGATTGGGCAATTACAAGGTCCTGTCTTTCCTGTTGCTGCTGATCATGGGCCTGCTTTTCTGGATCTTCCGGTAG
- a CDS encoding glycoside hydrolase family 95 protein translates to MMNSRFTTALSLLLCLALTTRAQDSPLKIWFDKPAHLWEETLPLGNGRLGMTPDGGLFKEKIVLNDITLWSGSPQDANNYKAVEQLPRIRQLLFEGKNDEAQELINKDFVCVGPGSGGAAYGKFQVLGDLQLEHSYAGKDTAAAQYKRELLLDRAIATTEFTLNGVRYTREYFTSFGNDVAIVRITASKAGAINVRLSMSRPERWKTYIGGQELMLAGQLDNGTDGSGMQYLAKVRPVLKGGKMSVDRDALVVKDASELTLYISAGTDFKDPGYLNRIDANLAAALKTNYTVEKQKHLAYSRGFFNRVQLDLGQGAAAGLTTDKRLAAFYKHPEADKGLAALFFQFGRYLTISSTRIGLLPPNLQGLWANQVHTPWNGDYHLDVNVQMNHWPVEVTNLSELNLPLADLVKGMVPNGEKTAKAYYDADGWIAHVITNVWGFTEPGESASWGLANAGSGWLCNNLWDHYAFTGDKKYLQDIYPILSGSARFYNSVLVKHPGKGWLVTSPSVSPENTFYLPNGKTASICMGPTIDNQIVRELFTNVIEAATTLGIDQAFRDTLKSRLALLPPVGQVSADGRIMEWLEDYKETEPEHRHISHLYGLYPATQITPASTPELAEASKKSLNVRGDDGPSWTIAYKLLFWARLQDGNRAFKLLKEILKPTLKTHINYTAGGGVYPNMLSAGPPFQIDGNFGSTAGIAEMLLQSHDGFIELLPSIPDIWKTTGKVKGLKARGNFTVDFSWKNGQVTSYTISSPNGGQVKLKVNGELKTITARKR, encoded by the coding sequence ATGATGAATAGCCGATTTACAACAGCACTCTCACTCCTGCTATGCCTGGCGCTCACTACACGCGCGCAGGACAGCCCACTCAAGATCTGGTTCGACAAACCCGCCCATCTCTGGGAGGAAACCCTGCCTTTGGGCAATGGCCGGCTGGGCATGACGCCAGACGGCGGTCTCTTCAAAGAGAAGATCGTTCTGAACGATATCACGCTCTGGTCGGGCAGTCCCCAGGACGCCAACAATTACAAGGCAGTAGAACAGTTACCGCGCATCCGGCAACTCCTCTTTGAAGGAAAGAACGATGAAGCGCAGGAACTCATAAACAAAGACTTTGTCTGCGTTGGCCCCGGCTCTGGCGGCGCCGCCTACGGCAAGTTCCAGGTGCTGGGCGATCTCCAGCTGGAACACAGCTATGCCGGTAAAGACACTGCAGCCGCGCAATATAAGCGGGAACTGCTGCTGGACCGCGCCATAGCCACTACCGAATTTACACTTAATGGTGTACGGTATACCCGTGAATATTTCACCAGCTTTGGCAATGATGTGGCCATTGTGCGCATCACCGCCAGCAAGGCCGGCGCTATCAATGTCCGCCTCAGCATGAGCCGCCCCGAACGCTGGAAAACCTATATCGGGGGCCAGGAGCTGATGCTCGCCGGCCAGCTTGATAACGGTACTGATGGCAGCGGGATGCAATACCTGGCCAAGGTAAGGCCGGTACTCAAAGGGGGCAAAATGTCTGTGGACAGAGATGCCCTGGTGGTGAAGGACGCTTCTGAACTCACCCTGTATATTTCTGCCGGTACAGATTTTAAAGATCCCGGCTACCTCAACCGCATTGACGCCAACCTGGCCGCAGCATTGAAAACAAATTATACTGTTGAAAAGCAAAAACACCTGGCTTATTCCCGTGGCTTCTTCAACCGTGTTCAGCTGGACCTGGGACAGGGCGCGGCCGCTGGTCTTACCACGGACAAACGCCTGGCGGCTTTCTATAAGCATCCCGAAGCAGACAAAGGACTGGCCGCCCTCTTCTTCCAGTTTGGCCGTTACCTCACTATAAGCAGTACCCGTATTGGTCTGCTGCCGCCCAATTTACAGGGACTTTGGGCCAACCAGGTACATACGCCCTGGAATGGCGACTACCACCTGGACGTGAATGTGCAGATGAACCACTGGCCAGTGGAAGTGACCAATCTGTCCGAGCTTAACCTGCCCCTGGCCGACCTGGTCAAAGGCATGGTGCCCAATGGGGAGAAAACTGCCAAAGCCTATTATGATGCCGATGGCTGGATTGCCCATGTGATCACCAATGTATGGGGCTTCACCGAACCCGGTGAAAGCGCCAGCTGGGGCCTGGCCAATGCCGGATCAGGCTGGCTCTGCAATAACCTCTGGGATCACTACGCTTTTACCGGCGATAAAAAATACCTGCAAGATATCTATCCTATCCTCAGCGGCTCCGCCCGTTTTTACAACAGTGTGCTGGTAAAACATCCCGGCAAAGGATGGCTGGTGACCTCGCCTTCCGTATCGCCGGAGAACACCTTCTACCTGCCCAATGGAAAAACGGCCAGCATCTGTATGGGGCCTACCATCGATAACCAGATCGTGCGCGAACTTTTCACCAATGTGATTGAAGCGGCCACCACCCTGGGCATTGACCAGGCTTTCCGCGATACCCTGAAAAGCAGGCTGGCCCTGCTGCCGCCTGTTGGCCAGGTCTCTGCCGATGGCCGGATCATGGAATGGCTGGAAGACTATAAAGAGACCGAGCCCGAACACCGGCATATCTCGCACCTGTATGGATTGTATCCTGCCACCCAGATCACGCCCGCATCCACACCGGAGCTGGCAGAAGCCAGCAAAAAATCCCTGAATGTACGGGGGGACGACGGCCCCAGCTGGACCATCGCCTACAAATTATTGTTCTGGGCCAGGTTGCAGGACGGTAACCGCGCCTTCAAATTATTGAAGGAGATCCTCAAGCCTACATTAAAAACGCATATCAACTACACTGCGGGCGGCGGCGTATATCCCAACATGCTGTCCGCCGGCCCGCCTTTCCAGATCGACGGCAACTTTGGTTCCACAGCCGGTATAGCCGAAATGCTGCTGCAAAGCCATGACGGTTTTATTGAGCTGCTGCCTTCCATCCCGGATATATGGAAAACTACCGGCAAAGTGAAAGGCCTGAAAGCAAGAGGCAATTTTACTGTTGACTTTTCCTGGAAGAATGGCCAGGTGACCAGCTATACCATCAGCTCGCCCAACGGCGGCCAGGTGAAGCTGAAAGTCAATGGTGAATTGAAAACCATCACCGCCCGCAAACGCTAA
- a CDS encoding SDR family NAD(P)-dependent oxidoreductase has translation MKLLKEKIIFLTGGSRGIGFECALKYAAAGARVVIVSNDRESLTAASVALGGDHDNIFCDVSNPADVQYAIEATLKKYGRIDVLHNNAGIAGPSTPLHETSEIEWDNLFDVNLKSILLTTKCGLPALKASRGCIINTSSLVGEIGQENHAAYAATKGGINALTKSMALDYAPFGIRVNAVAPAGVWTPMLRQWSREQPDVTHIESYLDHIHPLGYCPEGDVIADACVFLASDSARFITGAILPVSGGAELGYRVVSELTGSPTRNVE, from the coding sequence ATGAAACTGTTAAAGGAAAAGATCATTTTTTTGACGGGTGGATCAAGAGGCATCGGTTTTGAGTGTGCGTTGAAATATGCCGCCGCGGGCGCCCGTGTGGTGATTGTGTCCAATGACCGGGAATCGCTGACAGCCGCTTCTGTGGCGCTTGGCGGCGATCATGACAATATTTTTTGCGATGTTTCCAACCCGGCCGATGTGCAATATGCTATTGAGGCAACCCTCAAAAAATATGGGCGGATCGATGTGCTGCATAACAATGCCGGCATTGCCGGACCGTCCACGCCGCTCCATGAAACTTCAGAAATTGAGTGGGATAATTTGTTTGATGTTAACTTGAAGAGTATCTTGCTGACCACAAAATGTGGTCTCCCCGCTTTAAAAGCCTCCAGGGGCTGTATTATTAATACCAGCAGCCTGGTGGGCGAGATAGGGCAGGAAAATCACGCCGCATATGCCGCCACTAAAGGCGGTATCAATGCGCTTACAAAATCGATGGCGCTGGACTATGCACCTTTCGGAATCCGGGTGAATGCTGTTGCACCCGCAGGTGTATGGACGCCAATGCTCCGTCAATGGAGCCGTGAGCAACCAGATGTAACGCACATCGAATCATACCTTGACCATATCCACCCCCTGGGCTATTGTCCTGAAGGGGATGTGATTGCCGACGCGTGCGTCTTTCTTGCTTCCGACAGCGCACGTTTCATTACCGGCGCCATTCTACCCGTAAGTGGGGGCGCTGAGTTAGGCTACAGGGTGGTGAGTGAGTTGACCGGCTCACCCACCAGGAATGTCGAATAA
- a CDS encoding DUF4998 domain-containing protein encodes MQRMLKIAIGSIACLALLHCSRQADDFKSFFEGYEVKYPGVPVKIIPAPGKNRVGLLCLPSPDQSIVKYVVYWNNKSDSVVFNNPAKGADTLKLIIPDLNEYVYSFELFTYDEKGNRSIPVNINAVRAYGELYESRLLNRPFNVANPYVVNGDGSIQLNFSEPDTINVYTSVRYTTNADEIEELELFAEDASITLPDYKPGTKVAYRSAYIPVLNSIDTFFVSRFDTLPNIYTKLVECPKSLFAEVHLPNDVQTYESGTSISKLWDGTTTPQGYPNIFHSDGSYLPHVLTFDLGQVYSSIGRLEETGRDCCNNPSRFEVWGIEDLTNATTTLRGDNAGWKEEAIAKGWVLLGTMERNDDGVAPKMLSLIDNPPPVRYIRIRVVSTTTGSNYSNMSELTFWNRE; translated from the coding sequence ATGCAACGAATGCTTAAAATTGCCATCGGCTCCATCGCCTGTCTTGCCCTGCTGCATTGCAGCCGGCAGGCGGATGATTTCAAATCATTTTTTGAGGGGTATGAGGTCAAATATCCCGGTGTGCCTGTAAAGATCATCCCTGCGCCAGGTAAGAACAGGGTGGGGCTGCTCTGCCTGCCCAGTCCTGACCAGAGTATTGTGAAATACGTAGTGTACTGGAATAACAAATCAGACTCCGTGGTCTTCAACAATCCGGCTAAAGGCGCGGATACCCTGAAGCTGATCATCCCGGACCTGAACGAGTACGTGTACTCTTTTGAGCTGTTCACCTATGATGAGAAGGGTAACCGCTCCATCCCGGTCAATATCAATGCCGTCCGGGCTTATGGGGAACTCTATGAGTCCCGGCTGCTGAACAGGCCCTTTAATGTAGCTAATCCTTATGTGGTGAATGGCGATGGATCTATTCAGCTGAACTTTTCAGAACCGGATACCATCAATGTATACACCAGTGTACGGTATACCACCAATGCTGACGAGATAGAAGAACTTGAGTTGTTTGCTGAGGACGCCTCCATTACCCTGCCGGATTACAAGCCAGGTACCAAAGTGGCCTATCGTTCAGCGTATATCCCGGTACTCAATTCCATTGATACTTTTTTTGTATCCCGGTTTGATACTTTACCCAATATCTATACAAAGCTGGTGGAATGTCCCAAATCGCTCTTTGCAGAAGTACACCTGCCCAATGATGTGCAGACCTATGAGTCCGGCACCAGTATCAGTAAACTCTGGGATGGCACTACCACCCCGCAGGGGTATCCCAATATCTTCCATAGTGATGGCAGTTACCTGCCGCATGTACTCACCTTTGACCTGGGCCAGGTGTATAGCAGCATCGGCCGGCTGGAAGAAACAGGACGGGACTGCTGCAACAACCCTTCCCGTTTTGAAGTATGGGGTATTGAGGACCTGACCAATGCTACTACCACGCTGAGGGGTGATAATGCCGGATGGAAAGAAGAAGCCATTGCCAAAGGCTGGGTGCTGCTGGGCACCATGGAACGGAATGATGACGGCGTGGCGCCAAAAATGCTTAGCCTGATAGATAATCCGCCGCCTGTGCGCTATATCAGGATCCGTGTTGTCAGCACTACTACCGGCTCCAATTACAGCAATATGAGTGAGCTGACTTTCTGGAACAGGGAATAA
- a CDS encoding RagB/SusD family nutrient uptake outer membrane protein, producing the protein MKTIAKYMLLLALLSSVGACKKYLDVTPDDLGTLEYAFRNRNEAENYLFGCYAYVQRMSDEVKNPSFTTSSEIIYPNDLTTPTVDQTGFNLLRGTQTSSNPGLNAWDGMNNNYSLFRSIRLCNTMLDNIDQPIDLTETEKKRWIAEAKFLKAYYHYCLARMYGPIPIIRENLAIDASPEEVRVKREHVDTVFNYCVRLLDEAAPDLPPLITNISRELGRATRPAAMTLKAEILTLAASPLFNGNPDYASFRDKEGQPLFASSFEAAKWSRAATACREAITECESRGIILYQFQLPANITSLSDSLKKVLTLQQTITEKWDENPEMIWANVPTYTYQGYSTPRMTSKSVVNIFSNPGTFAVPMATAELFYSDKGVPMSEDKTFNYSGRYQLRASDAGSKYYIRENYTTVNAHFNREPRFYADLAFDGANWFGNGVLDQNNMLYVEARGNVSKAGPKDRNRYNATGYWAKKTVSYQSVYDDGFQEISFHMPIMRLAALYLLYAEALNEAEGPVNDVFTYVDRVRARASLAGVQESWDNYSRTPTKYTTKEGMREIIHRERRIELCFESQSGWDLRRWKELQQVLSLPLQGWSIEQTEAVNYYRPRTVLTPVFGLRDYLWPIRDETLVINSKLVQNPYW; encoded by the coding sequence ATGAAAACGATCGCTAAATATATGCTGCTGCTGGCGCTGTTGTCCTCCGTGGGCGCCTGCAAAAAATACCTGGACGTAACTCCGGACGATCTCGGCACGCTGGAATATGCTTTCCGCAACCGCAATGAGGCCGAGAACTACCTGTTTGGCTGTTATGCCTACGTACAAAGGATGAGCGATGAAGTGAAGAACCCTTCCTTCACCACTTCTTCCGAGATCATTTATCCCAATGACCTGACCACGCCTACGGTTGACCAGACCGGCTTCAACCTGTTACGTGGTACACAGACCAGTTCCAACCCCGGCCTCAATGCCTGGGATGGGATGAACAATAACTACAGCCTGTTCCGCTCTATCCGGCTCTGCAATACCATGCTGGACAATATTGACCAGCCTATTGATCTCACCGAAACAGAAAAAAAGCGCTGGATAGCGGAGGCTAAATTCCTGAAAGCCTACTATCACTACTGCCTGGCCAGGATGTACGGTCCTATTCCCATTATCCGCGAGAACCTGGCTATTGACGCTTCCCCGGAAGAAGTGCGGGTAAAGCGTGAGCATGTAGATACCGTTTTCAACTATTGTGTGCGCCTGCTGGATGAAGCTGCGCCTGATCTGCCGCCGCTCATCACCAATATTTCGCGTGAGCTGGGCCGGGCTACCCGTCCTGCAGCCATGACGCTGAAAGCGGAGATCCTTACGTTAGCGGCCAGCCCGCTGTTCAATGGCAATCCTGATTATGCCAGCTTCCGGGATAAGGAAGGTCAGCCCCTTTTTGCCAGCAGCTTTGAAGCTGCCAAATGGAGCAGGGCTGCTACTGCCTGTCGCGAAGCCATTACAGAATGTGAATCCCGTGGTATCATCCTCTACCAGTTCCAGCTGCCGGCCAATATCACCAGCCTGAGTGATTCCCTGAAAAAAGTATTGACCCTTCAGCAGACCATCACCGAAAAATGGGATGAGAACCCCGAGATGATCTGGGCCAATGTACCCACCTATACTTACCAGGGCTACAGCACACCGCGGATGACCTCCAAATCAGTAGTGAACATCTTCTCCAACCCCGGCACATTTGCAGTGCCCATGGCTACGGCAGAACTGTTCTACTCTGACAAGGGTGTACCTATGAGCGAGGACAAGACCTTTAACTACTCCGGCAGGTACCAGCTGCGCGCCAGTGATGCCGGCAGTAAATATTATATCCGGGAAAACTATACCACCGTCAATGCGCACTTCAACAGGGAGCCCCGCTTCTATGCCGACCTGGCCTTTGATGGCGCCAACTGGTTTGGCAATGGCGTACTGGACCAGAATAATATGCTGTATGTAGAGGCCCGTGGTAATGTGTCCAAAGCCGGACCCAAGGATCGCAACCGGTACAATGCTACCGGCTACTGGGCCAAGAAAACCGTCTCCTATCAATCTGTATATGATGACGGCTTCCAGGAAATATCCTTCCATATGCCCATCATGCGCCTGGCAGCGCTGTATCTGCTCTATGCGGAAGCGCTGAATGAAGCAGAAGGTCCTGTGAACGATGTATTCACTTATGTAGACAGGGTAAGGGCGCGCGCCAGCTTAGCGGGTGTGCAGGAGTCCTGGGACAACTATTCCCGGACCCCAACCAAGTATACTACCAAAGAGGGCATGCGGGAGATCATTCACCGGGAGCGGAGAATAGAGCTGTGCTTTGAATCCCAGTCTGGCTGGGACCTGCGCCGCTGGAAAGAGCTGCAGCAGGTGCTGAGCCTGCCGCTGCAGGGATGGAGCATTGAGCAGACGGAAGCGGTGAACTACTATCGTCCGCGCACGGTACTGACACCGGTGTTCGGGCTGCGGGATTACCTCTGGCCTATCCGTGACGAGACCCTGGTGATCAACAGTAAACTGGTACAAAACCCTTACTGGTAA
- a CDS encoding enolase C-terminal domain-like protein codes for MIERIDIADARYPLGQGAGSDAIHRDPIYSYAVTRLYDDSGHTGTGLAFTLGEGNDLVCRAAQFYAAQLKGKDIEELMSDFGRLFNQLSNEQQFRWLGPHKGITHLALASVTNACYDLWAKKRGVPLWKLLIDLSPQQLVNTLDLSYLEEELTREQALALLQENQESREQRLAILASGYPGYDTSIGWFNYSDEQVRENVRRAVDQGFTAMKLKVGAADEERDIRRAHIVREAAGDAAAIMLDANQQWTLPRALRICQRLQAIDPFWIEEPTHPDDVLAHQTLARAIAPTKLALGEHVPNRVLFKNFLQANCAGFIQVDAVRVGGVSEFISISLLCRKYGIPVAPHVGDMGQLHQHLVLFNHISLGHEALLLEHIPHLRNHFLHPVSVRGGVYETPQEPGSSCDLKGI; via the coding sequence ATGATTGAAAGGATCGACATAGCGGATGCCAGGTATCCCCTGGGACAGGGAGCAGGCAGTGATGCCATTCATCGTGACCCCATCTATTCCTATGCCGTAACCCGGCTGTATGATGACAGCGGGCATACCGGGACCGGTCTGGCCTTTACCCTGGGAGAGGGCAACGACCTGGTATGCCGCGCTGCTCAGTTCTATGCGGCACAGCTGAAGGGAAAGGATATTGAAGAACTGATGAGTGATTTTGGCCGGCTCTTCAACCAGCTGAGCAATGAGCAGCAGTTCCGCTGGCTGGGACCACATAAAGGCATTACCCACCTGGCATTGGCCTCTGTGACCAATGCCTGTTATGATCTCTGGGCAAAAAAACGCGGCGTTCCGCTGTGGAAACTGTTGATCGATCTTTCACCGCAGCAATTGGTGAATACACTGGACCTGTCGTACCTTGAAGAGGAGCTGACCCGTGAGCAGGCCCTGGCCCTTTTGCAGGAGAACCAGGAAAGTCGCGAGCAGCGGCTGGCTATCCTTGCCAGCGGATACCCTGGTTATGATACCAGTATCGGCTGGTTCAACTATAGTGATGAGCAGGTCAGAGAAAATGTAAGACGGGCCGTGGACCAGGGCTTCACGGCTATGAAACTGAAAGTAGGCGCCGCCGATGAAGAACGGGATATACGCAGGGCGCATATAGTGCGTGAAGCAGCCGGTGATGCCGCTGCCATCATGCTGGATGCCAACCAGCAATGGACCCTGCCCCGGGCTTTACGCATCTGCCAGCGGCTGCAGGCTATTGATCCTTTCTGGATTGAAGAGCCTACGCACCCGGATGATGTGCTGGCTCACCAGACCCTGGCGCGTGCCATTGCACCCACAAAATTGGCCCTGGGGGAACATGTTCCCAACAGGGTATTGTTCAAAAATTTCCTGCAGGCTAACTGTGCGGGCTTTATCCAGGTGGATGCTGTACGCGTAGGAGGGGTGAGTGAGTTCATCAGCATTAGCCTGCTCTGCCGTAAATACGGCATTCCTGTTGCGCCGCATGTTGGGGATATGGGGCAGCTGCACCAGCACCTGGTATTGTTCAATCATATCAGCCTGGGGCATGAAGCTTTGCTGCTGGAGCATATCCCGCATCTGCGTAATCATTTTCTGCACCCTGTTAGCGTACGTGGCGGTGTTTATGAAACACCGCAGGAGCCGGGCAGCAGCTGTGACCTGAAAGGCATTTGA